Proteins from a genomic interval of Ndongobacter massiliensis:
- a CDS encoding ATP-binding protein, with product MEQFSFNISLSVLNHLGRNLYRNVITILGEAISNSWDADAHNVWIQINRQNNTMSIVDDGLGMTADDFQNKFLKIGYSKRKNGTFKSKLNRSFIGRKGIGKLALLSCAQRVHVLTKTVTTEAIGGVIDNSELDEAIKEDEISGNYYLSQATPDLHKLLDGQEQGTAIFFEKITEGIFNTVDYIRKAVALYFKFSLYDLSFNIFVNGTKISISELTELAQNTQFRWSINEFNDPLFSMMDRLDNEAKLSTRLNIRGYFATVKKPSNLKIRETDEKATVDLFVNGRLRERDILRHIPTARIVENYVYGQIHYDELDNGDNKDIFTSSRESIVANEPVFNNFLSEFKKLFMQVIEEWDDFRRKALDTGDPDNNKIKPKQRKAEELFNVTLKDMQSEEKFIRKGGIVEQWAQSLAHEAQFNIPSYTECFISENLLRNYIKNIAMPLSPEAEKEASKWRKREASSKEAANISYSIRSQEEDLYYLDMAYLANQVDKAENEKTAGISRSAIVYKPLRDAIGHTSIITETAKKQLSLMYENIKARLAKLLHDVKNE from the coding sequence ATGGAACAGTTCAGCTTCAATATTTCGCTTAGTGTTCTCAATCATTTGGGAAGGAATCTTTATAGAAACGTCATCACCATTCTTGGCGAAGCTATTTCAAATTCTTGGGATGCAGATGCCCATAATGTTTGGATTCAGATTAACCGTCAGAATAATACAATGTCCATTGTTGATGACGGTCTGGGAATGACGGCGGATGATTTTCAAAATAAGTTTCTGAAGATCGGTTATAGCAAACGTAAAAATGGAACATTCAAATCAAAATTAAATCGGAGTTTTATCGGTAGAAAAGGCATTGGTAAACTTGCTTTATTGTCATGTGCTCAGAGAGTTCATGTGCTTACGAAGACTGTAACGACAGAAGCTATTGGTGGAGTCATTGATAATTCTGAATTGGATGAAGCCATTAAAGAGGACGAAATTTCTGGTAATTATTATTTGAGTCAAGCTACTCCAGATTTACATAAGCTTCTGGATGGGCAAGAACAAGGCACAGCGATTTTCTTTGAAAAAATAACGGAGGGAATCTTCAATACAGTTGATTACATTCGAAAAGCAGTAGCCCTCTATTTCAAATTCTCCTTATATGATCTTAGCTTTAATATATTTGTTAATGGAACAAAAATAAGTATTTCTGAATTAACGGAATTGGCTCAAAACACTCAGTTTCGTTGGTCAATAAATGAGTTTAATGACCCACTCTTTTCCATGATGGACAGATTGGACAATGAAGCCAAGCTATCAACCAGACTTAATATTCGAGGATATTTTGCCACTGTCAAAAAACCTTCAAACTTGAAAATTCGTGAAACAGATGAAAAAGCGACAGTTGACCTATTTGTTAATGGCCGTTTGAGGGAACGAGATATTCTGAGGCACATTCCAACAGCTAGAATTGTTGAAAATTACGTATATGGGCAAATTCACTATGATGAGCTTGATAACGGTGATAATAAAGATATTTTTACAAGTAGTCGTGAAAGCATCGTTGCCAATGAACCTGTCTTCAATAATTTTCTTTCAGAATTCAAAAAGTTATTTATGCAAGTAATAGAAGAATGGGACGATTTTAGACGTAAAGCGCTGGATACAGGTGATCCGGATAATAACAAAATAAAACCGAAACAGCGAAAAGCAGAGGAGCTTTTCAATGTCACATTAAAAGACATGCAAAGTGAAGAGAAGTTTATTCGAAAGGGAGGTATTGTTGAACAGTGGGCTCAAAGCCTAGCTCACGAAGCACAGTTTAACATCCCATCGTATACAGAGTGTTTTATTTCAGAAAATCTTTTGAGAAACTACATTAAAAACATTGCTATGCCGTTATCACCAGAGGCTGAAAAGGAAGCTAGCAAGTGGAGAAAAAGAGAAGCTAGCAGCAAGGAAGCTGCTAATATTAGCTATTCTATTCGTTCACAAGAGGAGGATTTGTATTATCTTGATATGGCGTATTTAGCTAACCAAGTAGATAAGGCTGAAAATGAAAAAACGGCTGGCATTAGCCGTTCGGCAATTGTTTATAAACCTCTCCGAGATGCCATTGGTCATACATCTATCATTACTGAGACAGCTAAGAAGCAACTATCTTTGATGTATGAAAATATTAAGGCAAGATTAGCAAAGCTCCTACATGATGTAAAAAATGAATAG
- a CDS encoding DNA cytosine methyltransferase, whose protein sequence is MNIQAIDLFCGVGGLTRGILDAGVPVIAGFDNDATCKYAYEKNNFVHFNERDVKTVHGQELNALYDTNAVKVLVGCAPCQPFSSMRSKLGIKNTMDEKYGLLLEFGRIVSELKPDVISMENVPQLKKTGVYHEFIRVIEDNDYFHDEGVVYCPDYGISQTRRRFVLLASKLGEINLISPETLHAPSVADVIGKLPYIGAGEVCDSDPLHRSSQLSDKNLIRIQASKPGGSWKDWPADLRCNCHQNASGETYGSVYGRLMWTQIGPTITTQFYSYGTGRFGHPSQDRALSLREGAMFQTFPQYYDFIDPSVPFSFRRIARHIGNAVPVKLGKVIGKSILKHISDVTNIN, encoded by the coding sequence ATGAACATACAAGCAATAGATTTGTTTTGTGGTGTGGGAGGGTTAACAAGAGGTATATTAGACGCTGGAGTTCCTGTCATTGCAGGATTTGATAATGATGCCACTTGTAAATATGCTTATGAAAAGAATAATTTTGTCCATTTCAATGAAAGAGACGTAAAAACTGTTCATGGGCAAGAACTCAATGCACTTTATGACACAAACGCTGTAAAAGTTTTAGTTGGTTGTGCCCCTTGCCAACCATTTTCTTCAATGCGCTCCAAATTAGGCATCAAGAACACTATGGATGAAAAATATGGTCTACTTCTTGAATTTGGCAGAATCGTCTCTGAACTAAAGCCAGATGTTATATCTATGGAAAATGTTCCCCAACTCAAAAAAACAGGGGTCTATCACGAATTTATCAGAGTGATTGAAGATAATGATTATTTCCATGATGAAGGTGTCGTTTATTGCCCTGATTATGGCATATCTCAGACAAGAAGAAGGTTTGTATTATTAGCTTCAAAGCTCGGGGAAATCAATCTGATTTCCCCTGAAACACTTCACGCTCCATCAGTGGCGGATGTTATTGGTAAGTTACCATATATTGGTGCAGGTGAAGTTTGTGATAGTGATCCACTGCATAGGTCATCTCAGCTTTCAGATAAAAATTTAATACGAATTCAAGCATCCAAGCCAGGTGGTTCATGGAAAGACTGGCCTGCAGATTTACGCTGTAACTGCCATCAAAATGCATCAGGAGAAACTTATGGTTCTGTTTATGGAAGGCTAATGTGGACTCAAATTGGCCCAACAATTACCACACAGTTTTATTCTTATGGAACGGGACGATTTGGACATCCTTCGCAGGATCGAGCTTTGTCGTTAAGGGAAGGCGCTATGTTTCAGACTTTCCCTCAATACTATGACTTTATCGATCCTTCAGTACCATTTTCATTTCGCCGGATTGCAAGGCATATTGGAAATGCTGTGCCTGTCAAACTTGGTAAGGTAATTGGCAAATCCATTTTGAAGCATATATCGGACGTTACGAACATTAACTGA
- a CDS encoding DEAD/DEAH box helicase, with protein sequence MRVSLFPFQQIALQNLRMNTAEALGSYQRTHTPQVISFTAPTGSGKTIIMSAFIESVYYGDEHYPEQPEAIFVWLSDSPELNEQSKLKIDLKADRISLGQTVTITDESFDREILEDGHIYFLNTQKLSKSANLTKHSDNRQFTIWETLRNTALKKSDHLYFIIDEAHRGMQGKKAGEATTTMQKFLKGSPADKLNSLPVVIGMSATTERFNALVEGTSSTVHKVVVTPDDVRSSGLLKDRIVISYSEESSVNKDMAVLQAAADNWKDKCDHWYQYCFEQHYAQVNPIFVVQVENGTAERISNTDLDVCLQKIETRTGFKFSKGEVVHAFGETKSALTIAGLEVPYEEPSRISDNKQVRVVFFKESLSTGWDCPRAETMMSFRHAKDATYIAQLLGRMVRTPMQMHIQVDDSLNDVHLYLPYFDKYTVDDVIDALQSAEGSSLPTDIYGESIEHKSFETLTIHPRRVPSHRTTSQLPGQMSFGDNQKDDALQTNVYTPASTSVNSTPETPDEMVALSSHGESELAETEGTDGAFILQAETSGGNADIARAHVDSSINEPAQNVASSEIKQQEEIDEILPVIDRDHVVKAINDSGLLTYDVRKIRINDYLKSLYSMTRLLVQSGMESEASDKIHREIVSQIHDFIMELKTAGTYKELVEKAKEFKLSTQVFDIFGKTMNVDVNLFERSFFTTDADIERQFRLAEAKLGNEGIANLYVNTFFDFDRIDDLKIDVILFAADDSCMAHLSTYAKERFHALNDQYRRYMPKLDERFRRQYDRIVSDGDIISKHNFRLPETITVANEKGGRKYYDHLFVNDDGYTTMRLNGWEEGVLAEEEKRDDFVCWIRNPSRASWALCIPYQLDGEMKPTYPDFIVIRKDPVMEGELIIDVLEPHNPDFNDNLAKAKGFAEYARQNPGVGRIELIRKGKDTTGKERFKRLDMAMNAVRDKVMQAMTTEELNRLFDTDGKFE encoded by the coding sequence ATGAGAGTATCCCTCTTTCCCTTTCAACAGATCGCGCTGCAAAATCTGCGGATGAATACGGCGGAGGCGCTGGGATCCTACCAACGCACCCATACGCCACAGGTGATTTCTTTCACGGCACCTACCGGAAGCGGCAAGACCATCATCATGTCCGCCTTTATTGAAAGTGTGTATTACGGCGATGAGCATTACCCGGAGCAGCCGGAGGCGATCTTCGTATGGCTTTCGGATTCGCCAGAGTTAAATGAACAGTCCAAACTAAAAATCGACTTAAAAGCAGACAGGATTTCTCTCGGGCAGACGGTGACCATCACCGATGAGAGCTTTGACCGGGAGATTTTAGAAGACGGGCACATCTACTTTCTAAATACGCAAAAGCTTTCCAAGAGTGCCAATCTCACAAAGCATAGTGACAACCGTCAGTTCACCATTTGGGAGACGCTGCGCAACACGGCGCTTAAAAAAAGCGATCATCTCTATTTCATCATTGATGAGGCACATCGTGGTATGCAGGGCAAAAAAGCCGGAGAAGCCACGACGACCATGCAGAAGTTTTTGAAAGGCAGCCCTGCCGATAAGCTGAATTCCTTGCCTGTGGTGATTGGAATGTCCGCAACGACGGAGCGCTTTAACGCACTGGTAGAAGGTACATCTTCTACGGTTCATAAAGTCGTCGTCACGCCGGACGATGTACGTTCTTCCGGGCTTTTGAAAGATCGTATTGTCATCTCGTATTCAGAGGAATCATCGGTCAATAAGGATATGGCAGTGCTCCAGGCGGCAGCAGATAACTGGAAAGATAAGTGTGACCACTGGTATCAGTACTGCTTTGAGCAGCACTATGCCCAGGTCAATCCGATCTTTGTAGTGCAAGTTGAAAATGGTACGGCCGAAAGAATCTCAAACACTGATCTGGATGTGTGCCTGCAAAAGATTGAGACACGCACTGGATTCAAGTTTTCAAAAGGCGAAGTCGTGCACGCCTTTGGCGAAACAAAATCAGCACTGACAATTGCGGGTCTGGAAGTTCCCTACGAAGAACCTTCTCGTATCAGCGACAACAAGCAAGTGCGCGTAGTTTTCTTTAAAGAGAGCCTTTCTACTGGCTGGGATTGCCCACGCGCCGAGACGATGATGAGCTTTCGCCATGCCAAAGATGCCACGTATATCGCTCAGCTTTTAGGGCGCATGGTGCGCACGCCGATGCAGATGCATATTCAAGTAGACGATAGCTTAAATGATGTGCATCTCTACCTGCCATACTTCGATAAATATACCGTCGACGATGTCATTGATGCCCTGCAATCGGCAGAGGGCAGCAGCTTGCCTACCGATATTTATGGCGAGTCCATTGAACATAAATCTTTTGAGACACTCACCATTCATCCGAGGCGCGTGCCGTCGCACCGTACAACAAGTCAACTGCCCGGGCAGATGTCCTTTGGCGACAATCAGAAGGATGATGCACTTCAGACGAACGTTTACACTCCGGCAAGTACATCAGTGAATTCGACTCCGGAAACGCCCGACGAAATGGTAGCTTTGTCCAGTCATGGAGAAAGCGAGTTAGCAGAGACGGAAGGCACCGATGGTGCTTTCATCCTCCAAGCTGAGACATCCGGAGGCAATGCAGATATAGCACGCGCACATGTGGATTCTTCCATCAATGAGCCAGCTCAGAATGTTGCTTCTTCGGAAATTAAGCAGCAAGAAGAAATTGATGAGATTCTGCCCGTCATTGACCGCGATCATGTTGTGAAAGCCATCAATGATTCCGGACTTCTCACCTATGATGTACGCAAAATCCGCATCAACGACTATTTGAAGTCGCTCTACAGCATGACGAGGTTGCTCGTGCAATCCGGTATGGAAAGCGAGGCGTCCGACAAGATTCACCGGGAAATCGTCAGTCAAATTCACGACTTCATTATGGAGTTAAAGACCGCAGGCACATATAAGGAGCTCGTTGAGAAGGCTAAGGAATTCAAGCTCTCCACACAGGTCTTTGATATCTTCGGCAAGACGATGAATGTAGATGTGAACTTATTTGAGCGTTCCTTTTTCACCACTGATGCAGATATTGAGCGGCAATTCCGCCTGGCAGAGGCCAAACTAGGTAACGAAGGCATCGCCAACCTTTATGTGAACACATTCTTCGATTTTGACCGGATTGATGATTTGAAGATTGATGTGATTCTTTTTGCGGCGGATGATTCTTGTATGGCACATCTCAGCACCTATGCGAAAGAGCGCTTCCACGCACTCAACGATCAGTATCGCCGCTATATGCCAAAACTGGATGAGAGGTTCCGCAGACAGTATGACCGCATCGTCTCTGATGGCGACATTATCAGCAAACATAACTTCCGCCTGCCGGAAACCATCACCGTGGCTAACGAAAAAGGCGGCAGAAAGTATTATGACCACCTGTTTGTCAACGATGACGGCTACACCACGATGCGGCTCAACGGCTGGGAGGAGGGGGTGCTTGCCGAAGAAGAAAAACGAGATGACTTCGTCTGCTGGATAAGAAATCCGTCTCGCGCTTCCTGGGCGCTCTGTATTCCCTATCAGCTGGACGGTGAGATGAAGCCTACCTATCCGGACTTTATCGTCATTCGCAAAGATCCGGTCATGGAGGGAGAACTCATCATTGATGTGCTGGAACCGCACAATCCAGACTTTAATGACAACCTTGCGAAAGCGAAGGGCTTTGCGGAATACGCAAGGCAAAATCCCGGTGTCGGTAGAATTGAACTCATCCGCAAGGGCAAGGATACGACGGGAAAAGAGCGCTTTAAAAGGCTGGATATGGCGATGAATGCTGTGCGTGACAAGGTCATGCAAGCCATGACGACTGAGGAACTAAATCGCCTGTTTGATACAGATGGAAAGTTTGAGTGA
- a CDS encoding site-specific DNA-methyltransferase — protein MATINDLINQIKDEDLKRRIYAEVTKLSKQKKFGLVFEDHVPECTPLYEVPVRVGKKVAIRDQKISDIYLVESIEDGFATCFDKKNKIQTQLSLDNLVSIAEFGDAIYPYLQPIDFVSNASNSKLWHTLIEADNYHALQLLEYLYASKVDCIYIDPPYNKGARDWKYNNDYVDSTDAYRHSKWLSMMQKRLKLAKKLLNPKDSVLICTIDEKEYLHLGCLLEELFPGARIQMITSVINVRSVAREGEFGRVNEHIFVLFIGKSAPQPIELSPEWLVQKENTKTVRGKMHWTSLSRTDSTGFRSNSPGCFYPIYVDLDGRKIHSIGDSIPIDIDKSTVSDIPEGTIQVWPLRRSGSEGRWQVKSENARKLLAQGFLKCGPVKNDHAAIYYVKRGDRARTLSGEYGKWQLSENGIVIEESNAEHNNPRFVPGNSWNISSHDAGVNGTNLLIKIIQNRQFPFPKSLYAVHDIIRFFVTNKPNALILDFFAGSGTTLHAVNLLNSEDGGQRRCIMVTNNEVSDSEAKRLTKEGYHPGDTAWEDLGIARYVTWPRTVCSIEGHDVNGKPLKGTYLGSEREMAEGFKANAAFFKLGFLDKNAVALGRQFKELLPVLWMKAGCIGACPELAEESTPAMLVLPENGFAVLTDEKQFSAFLKQVNREPDIQTVFIITDSTSGYREMALQLKADTCYQLYRDYLDNFRINTGR, from the coding sequence ATGGCTACAATCAATGACTTAATCAATCAAATAAAAGATGAAGATCTTAAAAGACGCATTTATGCGGAAGTGACAAAACTTTCTAAACAGAAGAAGTTTGGCCTCGTATTCGAAGACCATGTGCCGGAATGTACACCACTCTACGAAGTTCCCGTTCGTGTCGGTAAAAAAGTTGCGATTCGCGACCAGAAGATTTCAGATATTTATCTTGTGGAATCTATTGAAGACGGGTTTGCCACCTGCTTTGACAAGAAAAATAAGATACAAACTCAGCTTTCGCTGGATAATCTTGTTTCAATTGCAGAATTCGGAGATGCAATCTATCCGTATTTGCAACCGATCGACTTCGTCTCCAATGCTTCGAATAGCAAACTCTGGCATACGCTGATTGAGGCAGACAACTATCACGCCTTACAGCTTTTGGAATACCTCTATGCCAGTAAAGTTGACTGCATATACATTGATCCACCCTATAATAAGGGAGCTCGCGACTGGAAATATAACAATGACTACGTGGACAGCACCGATGCCTACCGCCACAGCAAGTGGTTGTCTATGATGCAAAAGCGTCTAAAGCTGGCGAAGAAGCTGTTAAATCCAAAAGACTCTGTGCTTATCTGCACGATTGATGAAAAAGAATATCTGCACCTTGGCTGCCTGCTGGAAGAACTGTTTCCGGGAGCAAGAATACAGATGATTACGAGTGTTATTAATGTTCGTTCAGTTGCACGAGAAGGAGAATTTGGACGTGTCAATGAGCATATATTCGTTTTATTTATTGGAAAATCTGCGCCTCAGCCGATTGAACTATCACCTGAATGGTTAGTACAGAAAGAAAATACGAAGACGGTTCGAGGAAAAATGCATTGGACCTCGCTCAGCAGAACAGACTCCACGGGTTTTAGATCAAATAGCCCAGGCTGTTTTTATCCGATATACGTCGACTTAGATGGCAGAAAAATACATTCAATTGGTGACTCCATACCCATCGATATAGACAAATCTACAGTAAGTGATATCCCTGAAGGGACAATCCAAGTTTGGCCACTAAGGCGTAGCGGAAGTGAAGGAAGGTGGCAAGTAAAATCAGAGAATGCAAGAAAGCTATTAGCACAAGGTTTCTTAAAGTGCGGTCCTGTTAAGAACGATCATGCAGCGATTTACTATGTCAAGAGAGGCGACCGAGCCCGCACTCTTTCTGGAGAATATGGTAAGTGGCAATTAAGTGAAAATGGAATAGTTATAGAAGAAAGCAATGCTGAACACAACAACCCGAGATTTGTGCCAGGTAATAGTTGGAATATTTCCTCTCATGATGCTGGTGTCAATGGGACAAACTTGCTAATAAAGATAATACAAAATCGGCAATTTCCGTTTCCGAAATCGCTCTATGCCGTTCACGATATAATTCGGTTCTTTGTCACCAACAAGCCCAACGCTCTCATTCTTGACTTCTTCGCGGGTTCAGGCACGACTTTGCATGCGGTAAACTTGCTGAACAGCGAAGATGGCGGTCAACGTCGCTGCATCATGGTGACGAACAACGAAGTCTCCGATAGCGAGGCGAAGAGGCTTACAAAAGAAGGCTATCATCCCGGCGATACGGCGTGGGAAGACTTAGGCATTGCGCGTTATGTGACCTGGCCGCGCACGGTTTGTTCCATTGAAGGCCATGATGTCAATGGTAAGCCACTGAAAGGCACTTACCTTGGAAGCGAACGCGAGATGGCGGAGGGATTCAAGGCTAATGCTGCCTTCTTTAAGTTGGGCTTTTTGGACAAAAATGCTGTAGCGCTGGGCAGGCAATTCAAGGAACTCCTGCCGGTTTTATGGATGAAGGCAGGCTGTATTGGGGCTTGTCCTGAACTTGCAGAGGAAAGCACACCTGCGATGTTGGTGCTACCAGAAAATGGCTTTGCTGTGCTCACCGACGAGAAGCAATTCTCCGCTTTCCTCAAGCAGGTAAACCGCGAGCCGGATATTCAGACCGTCTTCATCATCACAGACTCCACCAGCGGCTATCGAGAGATGGCTTTGCAGCTGAAAGCCGATACCTGCTATCAGCTCTATCGCGACTATCTCGACAATTTCAGAATCAATACAGGGAGGTAA
- a CDS encoding helix-turn-helix transcriptional regulator, producing MAISYEKYRKLLKESNMSAARLGRKADIAPNTMTRLQKDVEVSLTVLGRLCEVLGCNFGDLVDYVPEKKDK from the coding sequence ATGGCTATTTCATATGAGAAATACAGAAAGCTTCTAAAAGAAAGCAATATGAGTGCTGCCCGACTTGGGCGGAAGGCCGATATTGCGCCGAATACGATGACCCGGCTTCAGAAGGATGTGGAAGTATCCCTGACCGTCCTCGGACGTTTGTGTGAGGTGTTGGGATGCAATTTTGGGGACTTGGTGGATTATGTGCCGGAAAAGAAGGATAAATAG
- a CDS encoding helix-turn-helix domain-containing protein has product MDYVYCTTTREKGSHLPYQDRQTLERMVIENHRKPAKERIAKSKMAEMLGVHRSTISRELKRGEITQRDIMWKEYTSYCADVAQDLIDSNATAKGPSLKLGKDQLFHDFVEYWIIEKKYSPDAVIMKIENEGLSFETEICTKTLYNYISKGYFLNLTNRNLPRRGKKAKKDIVVLESPIEQEENLLTNAPLKQMSGVNLVIGKWIV; this is encoded by the coding sequence ATGGATTACGTATATTGTACCACGACTCGAGAAAAAGGAAGCCATTTGCCTTATCAAGATCGTCAAACCTTAGAAAGGATGGTCATTGAGAATCACAGGAAACCTGCTAAGGAGAGAATAGCAAAGAGCAAGATGGCAGAAATGCTTGGCGTTCATCGCTCAACAATCAGCCGAGAGCTCAAAAGGGGCGAAATCACGCAGCGTGATATCATGTGGAAAGAATATACTTCCTATTGCGCCGATGTAGCACAAGATCTCATTGATTCCAATGCCACGGCAAAAGGTCCCTCTTTAAAGTTAGGTAAAGATCAGCTCTTCCATGATTTTGTTGAATACTGGATAATAGAGAAAAAGTATTCACCGGATGCGGTAATCATGAAGATCGAAAACGAAGGGCTCTCTTTTGAAACCGAGATTTGCACAAAAACCCTCTACAACTACATCAGTAAAGGTTACTTCCTCAATCTGACAAATCGAAATTTACCCCGTAGAGGTAAAAAAGCAAAAAAAGATATCGTCGTGTTAGAAAGTCCTATCGAACAAGAGGAAAATCTATTGACCAACGCCCCATTGAAGCAAATGAGCGGAGTGAATTTGGTCATTGGGAAATGGATTGTGTAG
- a CDS encoding RNA-binding domain-containing protein, with amino-acid sequence MNFETENIEFKSQFTEEIYKEVIAFANTDGGVVYVGIDNDGNAVGLTDVDKEYTRITNGIRDAIIPDVTMFVCFTVQDNKVVRITVSEGTNKPYYLKGKGLKPSGVYVRQGTSSVPASPEQIRQMIKESDGDTFEENRSLEQELTFEAAQRAFNLYGVEFNSGKYRSLGITQKKDGIYTNLALILSDQCAHTTKIAVFSDEACTVFRDSKEFEGSVFKQFEDTINYLALCNKTSSVIKGVFRTDKQDYPEEAIREALLNAIVHRDYSFSGSIIINVTDHKMEFISLGGLLPGLSLDDIRSGISQPRNKNLAEVFHRLRLIESYGTGIRRIFNLYAACSEQPHIEVTTNTFKIVLPNMNAVPAEDPENVAAVTPQMQKVLDYIQANGQMTEKEISDLLGLKKTRTFTVAKQMRDFGLIKVVGRGKSKKYLLE; translated from the coding sequence ATGAATTTTGAAACCGAGAATATTGAATTTAAGTCTCAGTTTACCGAGGAAATCTATAAAGAAGTGATAGCCTTTGCCAATACTGACGGGGGCGTTGTATATGTCGGAATAGATAATGACGGAAATGCTGTCGGATTGACCGATGTTGATAAAGAATATACCCGTATTACCAACGGCATCCGCGACGCTATCATACCGGATGTTACCATGTTCGTGTGCTTTACGGTACAGGACAATAAGGTGGTACGCATTACTGTAAGCGAAGGTACGAATAAGCCCTATTATCTCAAAGGAAAAGGCTTGAAGCCGAGCGGTGTTTATGTGCGTCAGGGTACGTCCAGCGTTCCAGCCTCTCCCGAACAGATTCGTCAGATGATTAAGGAGAGCGACGGCGATACTTTCGAAGAAAATCGTTCTCTTGAGCAGGAACTGACCTTTGAAGCGGCTCAAAGAGCGTTCAATCTTTACGGTGTGGAATTCAATTCGGGGAAATATCGGTCTCTCGGTATCACTCAAAAGAAAGACGGCATTTATACCAATCTTGCCTTGATCCTTTCCGACCAGTGTGCTCATACAACAAAAATTGCCGTATTCAGCGACGAAGCCTGTACCGTGTTCCGAGACAGCAAGGAATTCGAGGGCTCTGTGTTCAAGCAATTTGAGGACACCATAAATTATCTTGCTCTGTGTAACAAAACGAGCTCCGTAATCAAAGGTGTATTTCGGACGGATAAGCAGGATTATCCGGAAGAAGCTATACGCGAGGCTTTGCTGAATGCGATTGTCCATCGGGATTACAGCTTCAGTGGCAGCATCATTATCAATGTTACCGATCATAAAATGGAATTCATTTCTCTCGGCGGTCTTCTTCCAGGCCTTTCCCTCGACGATATTCGTTCCGGTATTTCTCAGCCGAGAAATAAGAATCTTGCTGAGGTGTTCCACCGTCTGCGCCTGATTGAAAGCTATGGCACCGGCATCCGCAGAATATTCAATCTATATGCCGCTTGCTCGGAGCAGCCTCACATTGAAGTGACCACCAACACTTTCAAGATCGTTTTGCCGAATATGAATGCCGTTCCTGCGGAAGACCCGGAAAATGTTGCAGCGGTCACTCCGCAGATGCAGAAAGTGCTTGATTATATTCAAGCAAATGGACAGATGACCGAAAAAGAAATTAGCGACCTGCTTGGACTAAAAAAGACCCGCACATTTACCGTTGCAAAGCAGATGCGGGATTTCGGACTGATTAAAGTTGTAGGCAGGGGCAAAAGCAAAAAGTATTTGTTGGAATAA
- a CDS encoding MobA/MobL family protein encodes MEVRELIIALPENYTEYDPDEVLKEFTEKFKGQYGVECTSALHYNKIKTNYHIHLIFSERRLLEIPDEKKIATRAVYFDETGKRVRTKKEITGEDGTIRKGCTMIPKGEIYEQHIFTTRTPFSKARAFLQR; translated from the coding sequence ATTGAGGTAAGGGAACTGATCATCGCTCTGCCAGAGAATTACACTGAGTATGATCCCGACGAGGTACTGAAAGAGTTCACCGAGAAATTCAAAGGTCAGTACGGAGTGGAATGCACTTCTGCACTCCACTATAACAAGATAAAGACCAACTATCATATACATCTGATCTTTTCCGAGCGCAGGCTACTGGAAATACCGGATGAAAAAAAGATCGCTACCCGCGCCGTGTACTTTGATGAGACCGGAAAACGGGTACGGACAAAGAAAGAGATCACGGGAGAAGATGGAACAATCCGCAAAGGCTGCACAATGATCCCCAAAGGGGAAATCTACGAGCAGCACATATTTACGACAAGGACACCTTTTTCAAAAGCAAGGGCTTTCTTACAGAGGTAA
- a CDS encoding GNAT family N-acetyltransferase yields MNPERSFRTMIQIHFEKEHTRAAAYDGTTQIGVCTIKQTADGWEIPHTEVDPAYGGQGIARKLVLCVAEQAKKEGVRVFPTCSYAKKVLLEE; encoded by the coding sequence CTGAACCCTGAAAGGAGCTTTCGAACAATGATACAGATTCACTTTGAGAAAGAACACACACGCGCCGCCGCCTATGACGGAACAACGCAGATTGGCGTTTGTACGATAAAACAAACCGCAGACGGGTGGGAAATCCCTCATACGGAAGTGGATCCCGCCTATGGTGGGCAGGGCATTGCCCGCAAGCTGGTGCTGTGCGTAGCAGAGCAGGCAAAAAAAGAAGGCGTCCGCGTCTTTCCTACTTGTTCCTATGCAAAGAAAGTACTTTTGGAGGAGTGA